One genomic window of Garra rufa chromosome 24, GarRuf1.0, whole genome shotgun sequence includes the following:
- the LOC141300019 gene encoding uncharacterized protein has translation MSVSALLSALLLLASTASASHFYGGTMTFDPRKNPDGSYRVDIRFKEAYHSCDMGNPWYCGTGDCGSTTFVSGLVDSSPNGGSWCQTEGVMKKTVPNNSPFQLHQSSCCWVYNTVSYVGNWRLLTHIDLGERSDTSKPNRSPVVTTLPIVRVPQNCARNYNLLSCDSDHDQVRCRYGLFSANECGMCNQHAGFTLDESTCTLSYANSSIGVYAFELVMEDYPTHIINLNYTAMAAAVRSPFNDASSNPPLSKIPLQFALEVEAPAPSCTEGEYLPRFLHPTPHHGEHLQARVNQELEIRVKATATFSSITDVVFSGPLNSTKDTTTTGEYVINWTPISENYGQHFPFCFIAEGQYGSRNYQSEMRCVIVVVEAEGPRAHVTCTKDTMSVSIERTTISGIHGDHLRLNNNDSCAVSSNSTHVFTTFSLNGCGTQMEETDEHLLFKNTIVTYDDPNHIITRKDEIEIEVMCKYQKKSSITTRFDAHRPAVNFTERGFGSFSYEFEFYQSGGFRNIRDPNSYPLEYSVGQSIFMEIAPVNVVQNTEIFLESCVATPYDNPNYPISYPIITNGCGVDETVQIYTSHQPDVKFSIEAFKFIGQYDQVFISCSIILCQANNPNTRCALGCNNGTRVAPSSHVHKREAGIQTGSHFISQGPLRLRRSATLTEAISPSLNLNLVFVAGCVIAVVAMVCGMMVYKSRGSKVNYKLLKSDEI, from the exons ATGTCTGTGTCTGCTCTGCTCTCAGCTCTGCTGCTGTTGGCATCCACAGCCTCAGCTTCACATTTCTATGGAGGAACAATGACTTTCGACCCAAGAAAGAATCCTGATGGCTCCTATAGG GTGGATATCCGCTTCAAGGAGGCCTATCATAGCTGTGATATGGGTAATCCCTGGTATTGTGGGACTGGAGATTGTGGCAGTACAACTTTCGTGAGTGGTCTTGTGGACAGCAGTCCCAATGGTGGTAGCTGGTGCCAGACTGAGGGAGTGATGAAAAAAACCGTCCCCAACAACAGCCCATTTCAGTTGCA CCAAAGTAGTTGCTGCTGGGTCTATAACACAGTTTCATATGTTGGAAACTGGAGACTTCTCACACATATTGACCTTGGAGAAAGATCTGACACCTCTAAACCAAACAGATCTCCAGTCGTCACCACACTTCCCATTGTAAG AGTTCCTCAGAACTGCGCCAGGAACTACAATCTATTGTCCTGTGATTCAGATCATGACCAGGTTAGGTGTAGATATGGACTTTTCTCTGCAAATGAGTGTGGAATGTGCAACCAACATGCAGGATTCACTTTGGACGAG AGCACCTGTACTCTGTCATATGCCAACTCTTCAATTGGTGTTTATGCATTTGAGCTGGTCATGGAGGACTATCCAACCCACATAATAAATCTAAACTACACTGCCATGGCCGCAGCAGTCAGATCCCCCTTCAATGATGCATCTTCCAATCCACCCTTGAGCAAAATACCTCTCCAGTTTGCTTTAGAAG TGGAGGCTCCTGCACCGTCTTGCACCGAGGGTGAATATCTTCCTCGGTTCCTCCACCCAACACCTCATCATGGAGAACATCTACAGGCTCGTGTCAACCAAGAACTAGAGATCAGAGTAAAGGCTACTGCAACCTTCTCAAG CATTACTGACGTGGTCTTTAGTGGACCTCTGAACAGCACAAAGGACACCACCACTACTGGGGAGTATGTGATCAACTGGACACCAATATCAGAGAACTATGGCCAACATTTTCCATTTTGCTTCATTGCAGAGGGCCAATATGG GTCTAGGAACTACCAATCTGAGATGAGGTGTGTTATTGTTGTGGTGGAGGCTGAAG GTCCAAGAGCACATGTGACCTGCACTAAGGACACAATGTCTGTGTCAATAGAAAGAACCACTATTTCAGGTATTCATGGAGATCACTTGCGGCTGAACAACAATGACTCCTGTGCAGTTTCTTCCAATAGCACACATGTGTTTACAACTTTCTCTCTAAATGGATGCGGTACTCAAATGGAA GAGACTGATGAACATCTCCTCTTTAAGAACACAATTGTTACCTACGATGATCCAAATCACATCATAACCAGAAAAGATGAAATCGAAATTGAAGTTATGTGCAAGTACCAGAAAAAGAGCAGCATCACCACCAGGTTTGATGCTCACAGGCCAGCCGTCAACTTCACTGAGAGAGGCTTCGGCTCATTCAGCTATGAGTTTGAGTTTTATCAGTCTGGCGGTTTCAGAAACATAAGAGACCCCAACAGCTACCCACTGGAGTACAGTGTGGGACAGAGCATCTTCATGGAGATCGCCCCTGTCAATGTCGTGCAAAACACTGAGATCTTCCTTGAGTCCTGTGTAGCTACACCCTATGATAATCCCAATTATCCCATCTCTTATCCCATCATCACAAATGG ATGCGGGGTTGATGAAACTGTTCAAATCTACACCAGTCACCAGCCCGATGTCAAGTTCAGTATAGAGGCCTTCAAGTTTATTGGACAATATGACCAA GTGTTCATCAGCTGCTCCATTATCCTTTGTCAAGCCAACAATCCCAACACACGCTGCGCTCTGGGCTGCAACAACGGCACGCGGGTTGCACCATCCTCACACGTTCACAAAAGAGAAGCTGGCATCCAGACCGGAAGCCACTTCATTTCCCAGGGACCCTTGCGGCTGAGGAGGAGCGCGACGCTTACTG AGGCCATCAGCCCGAGCTTGAACCTGAACCTTGTTTTCGTGGCGGGATGTGTCATAGCAGTAGTTGCCATGGTGTGTGGAATGATGGTCTACAAATCCAGGGGATCAAAGGTCAACTACAAACTTCTGAAATCAGATGAGATTTGA